From one Clostridia bacterium genomic stretch:
- a CDS encoding YmdB family metallophosphoesterase: MFNILAVGDVVGSRGCEFLDAHLRAVKRFYKADLTIVNGENSAPGNGITKKSAESLFLAGADIITTGNHVFARQESYDYLDEAPYVVRPANYHKDCPGKGAAVWDAGRFTVMVANLAGTVFMESLDNPFLTADRLLKEYTDCRIKVIDFHAETTSEKCAMAYYLDGRASVLFGTHTHVQTNDECIYPGGLGYITDVGMTGAQFSALGVDPAPVVDKFIYKMPRKFVTSENPIVMDIAVFGVDEATGKTVEVLKERIR, translated from the coding sequence ATGTTTAATATACTTGCGGTAGGCGATGTTGTAGGAAGCAGGGGGTGCGAGTTTCTGGACGCGCATCTTCGCGCCGTTAAGCGTTTTTACAAAGCCGACCTTACGATAGTGAACGGCGAGAACTCCGCGCCGGGAAACGGCATTACGAAAAAGTCGGCCGAAAGCCTGTTTTTGGCGGGTGCGGATATAATAACTACGGGCAATCACGTTTTCGCGCGTCAGGAAAGCTACGATTATCTTGACGAGGCGCCGTACGTGGTGCGCCCCGCCAATTATCATAAGGACTGCCCCGGAAAGGGAGCGGCAGTATGGGACGCGGGCAGATTTACGGTAATGGTTGCAAATCTTGCAGGCACTGTATTTATGGAAAGCCTCGACAATCCGTTCCTTACGGCGGACAGACTTTTAAAGGAATACACCGACTGCCGCATAAAGGTCATAGACTTCCATGCGGAGACGACGAGCGAAAAATGCGCTATGGCGTATTATCTCGACGGCAGGGCAAGCGTGCTTTTCGGCACGCATACGCACGTACAGACGAACGACGAATGCATATACCCCGGCGGACTGGGATATATAACCGATGTGGGCATGACGGGCGCGCAGTTTTCCGCGCTTGGCGTGGATCCCGCTCCTGTCGTGGATAAATTCATATATAAGATGCCGCGCAAATTCGTGACGTCGGAGAATCCGATAGTAATGGATATCGCCGTATTCGGCGTTGACGAGGCGACGGGAAAGACGGTTGAGGTGCTAAAGGAGCGCATAAGGTGA
- a CDS encoding Asp23/Gls24 family envelope stress response protein, with translation MQAQIKNNLGEITISDRVFQYLVGIETTNCFGVVGMAFRNKAGDIVKLIVKDSVDKGVLVRLNPENKLEIELHIIVEYGVNIPAITKSIINRVRYFIETTTGFKVENILVVVDSVRTN, from the coding sequence ATGCAGGCGCAGATAAAAAACAACCTCGGCGAGATCACCATTTCGGACAGAGTTTTTCAGTATCTCGTGGGAATCGAAACGACGAACTGCTTCGGCGTCGTAGGTATGGCCTTTCGCAACAAGGCCGGAGATATAGTTAAGCTTATTGTGAAGGATTCCGTTGACAAGGGCGTTTTAGTAAGATTGAACCCTGAGAACAAACTGGAGATAGAGCTTCACATAATAGTGGAATATGGTGTAAATATACCGGCGATAACTAAGAGTATAATAAACAGAGTAAGATATTTTATTGAAACGACTACCGGCTTTAAGGTTGAGAATATACTGGTGGTAGTCGATTCCGTGCGTACAAATTAA
- a CDS encoding VOC family protein → MRLDGFGLLVNDMAKMIRFYRDVLGFEIKESEDASNVYLVKDGTLFLLFGRKDFEKMTNKRYEYVKGLNGHFEIALYVDTFDEVDAAFKKAVESGASPVLEPVLEPWGQRTCYIADPEGNLIEIGSWNKPYEKKDL, encoded by the coding sequence ATGAGATTGGACGGATTTGGATTGTTGGTCAACGATATGGCGAAGATGATACGCTTTTACAGAGACGTTCTCGGCTTTGAGATAAAGGAAAGCGAGGACGCGTCGAACGTATATCTCGTAAAAGACGGGACATTGTTTCTTTTATTCGGCAGAAAAGATTTTGAAAAGATGACGAATAAAAGGTACGAATACGTAAAAGGATTAAACGGGCATTTTGAGATCGCACTTTACGTCGATACGTTTGACGAGGTGGACGCTGCGTTCAAAAAGGCAGTGGAAAGCGGAGCTTCGCCCGTTCTTGAGCCTGTTCTTGAACCGTGGGGACAGAGAACTTGCTATATCGCAGACCCGGAAGGCAACCTGATAGAGATAGGCTCGTGGAATAAACCTTATGAGAAAAAGGATCTCTAA
- the pgeF gene encoding peptidoglycan editing factor PgeF — protein sequence MRKVRYEYTGTPGDTDVAAGGAYYVRIQVDNTLCADGRHCMKKNGMILKKHGALEYITAESFDETGLVRHCFTTRLGGVSEGCYSSLNLGVNRGDDREKVLKNYDIICEELGISKEDIILSRQTHSDTVREVGRSDCGNGLLRENRFENADAFVTNERGATLTIFMADCVPILFLDPQKRAIAACHSGWRGTVQHIAKKTLEKMRERFGCIEKDILCAIGPSIGPCCFEVDAPVVREFKAAFDFLPSSEYIKETGGGKYHIDLWRANFELLRHTGIPEENISLFGECTVCGTEKYFSHRRDGDARGSLAAMIELI from the coding sequence ATGAGGAAGGTGAGATATGAATATACAGGTACTCCGGGCGATACAGACGTGGCAGCAGGCGGGGCGTATTACGTTCGTATTCAGGTAGATAATACGCTTTGCGCAGACGGGAGGCATTGTATGAAGAAAAACGGCATGATACTAAAAAAACACGGCGCGCTTGAATATATAACGGCCGAAAGCTTTGACGAAACGGGCCTCGTGCGCCACTGTTTTACGACAAGGCTAGGCGGCGTGTCCGAAGGCTGTTATTCGTCGCTCAATCTTGGCGTGAACCGAGGCGACGACAGGGAAAAGGTGTTAAAAAATTACGATATAATATGCGAAGAACTGGGCATATCTAAAGAAGATATCATATTGAGCAGGCAGACTCATTCCGACACGGTCCGGGAAGTGGGCAGGTCCGACTGCGGAAACGGCCTTCTTCGCGAAAACAGATTTGAGAACGCCGACGCCTTCGTGACAAACGAGCGCGGCGCGACGCTTACGATATTCATGGCCGACTGCGTGCCTATTCTCTTTTTGGATCCCCAAAAAAGAGCGATCGCAGCCTGTCACTCCGGATGGAGAGGTACGGTGCAGCATATCGCAAAAAAGACGCTCGAAAAAATGCGCGAACGCTTCGGATGCATAGAAAAGGATATACTATGCGCGATAGGTCCCTCGATAGGTCCGTGCTGCTTTGAAGTTGACGCGCCCGTAGTACGGGAATTTAAAGCTGCCTTTGATTTTTTGCCCTCGTCAGAGTATATAAAGGAGACGGGCGGCGGAAAGTATCATATAGACTTATGGCGCGCAAACTTCGAGCTTTTAAGGCACACGGGCATACCCGAAGAAAACATAAGCCTTTTTGGGGAATGCACCGTCTGCGGCACGGAAAAATACTTTTCTCACAGGCGCGACGGCGACGCGCGCGGCTCGCTTGCGGCAATGATCGAGCTTATTTGA